In Aurantimicrobium minutum, the following proteins share a genomic window:
- a CDS encoding M16 family metallopeptidase: protein MNKPIAFPLDQSELSFVASGDALVRRSVLPSGVRILTERVPGARSVTLGYWVAVGSRDEVPAESAHDGVAAHPASLGSTHFLEHLLFKGTPTRSALDIAIAFDSVGGEHNAATAKEYTCYYAKVRDQDLPMAIDVMSDMLTSSVIDPDEFETERGVILEELAMAEDDPSDVAQERFFEGVLGDHPLGRPIGGNPETIRSATREAVVAHYRANYRPNDLVITAAGSLDHDELVAQVQRTLEAAGWDLSVEATPVPRRSTTPALITQGKPLQVIERPIEQANIMVGVPGIVATDERRVVQTVMNSILGGGMSSRLFQEIREKRGLAYSVFSFASSYSDAGAFGLFAGTSPKKAPEVAELLIGEFHKLAEHGVTADELSRARGQLAGGSALALEDTDTRMSRLGKSEISSGEFVDYDAALELLDAVTVERVQELAQELAAGRLSVVSVGHADEAALSRILAQG, encoded by the coding sequence ATGAATAAACCCATTGCTTTTCCTTTAGACCAATCAGAACTGAGCTTCGTTGCTTCCGGTGATGCCTTAGTTCGCCGTAGCGTTTTACCCTCCGGTGTCCGTATTTTGACCGAACGTGTTCCCGGTGCACGCAGTGTGACCCTGGGGTATTGGGTTGCCGTCGGCTCACGCGATGAGGTGCCTGCAGAATCAGCACACGATGGTGTTGCCGCTCACCCTGCCAGCTTGGGCTCCACTCACTTTCTGGAACACCTGCTCTTCAAGGGAACCCCCACTCGTTCTGCTTTAGATATTGCGATTGCTTTCGACTCCGTTGGCGGTGAACACAACGCCGCGACCGCCAAGGAGTACACCTGCTACTACGCCAAGGTGCGCGATCAGGATCTTCCCATGGCTATTGATGTGATGAGCGACATGCTCACCTCGAGCGTGATTGATCCAGACGAGTTTGAAACTGAGCGTGGTGTAATCCTCGAAGAGCTCGCCATGGCAGAAGATGATCCTTCGGATGTTGCTCAGGAAAGATTCTTTGAAGGAGTGCTCGGAGATCACCCGCTTGGGCGTCCAATCGGTGGAAATCCCGAGACTATTCGCTCTGCAACCAGAGAAGCAGTTGTAGCTCATTACCGAGCCAACTATCGCCCCAATGACCTTGTGATTACGGCTGCAGGTTCGCTTGATCATGATGAACTTGTCGCACAGGTGCAACGCACTCTTGAGGCAGCTGGCTGGGACTTGAGTGTGGAGGCAACCCCTGTTCCTCGTCGTTCTACTACCCCCGCTCTGATTACACAGGGAAAACCGCTGCAGGTGATCGAACGCCCCATTGAGCAAGCAAACATCATGGTCGGTGTCCCGGGTATTGTTGCCACGGACGAACGTCGTGTCGTGCAAACGGTCATGAATTCCATTCTCGGTGGTGGAATGTCCTCGCGTCTTTTCCAGGAAATCCGCGAAAAACGTGGCCTGGCTTACTCGGTCTTCTCTTTTGCATCGTCCTATTCAGATGCTGGAGCCTTTGGGCTGTTTGCTGGAACGTCACCAAAGAAAGCACCCGAGGTCGCCGAGCTGTTGATTGGTGAATTCCACAAGCTTGCAGAGCATGGTGTTACTGCGGATGAGCTTTCCAGGGCTCGAGGACAACTTGCCGGGGGTTCAGCCTTGGCACTCGAAGACACGGACACCCGGATGTCACGCCTAGGTAAGTCTGAAATTTCTTCTGGAGAGTTCGTCGATTACGACGCGGCCCTCGAACTCCTTGATGCCGTCACTGTTGAGCGAGTTCAAGAACTTGCACAGGAACTCGCAGCAGGAAGGCTCTCTGTGGTTTCTGTTGGGCACGCTGATGAGGCCGCGTTATCGCGTATCCTTGCTCAGGGGTAA
- a CDS encoding histidine phosphatase family protein: protein MAHNIILVRHGEQLDAEHGVIDGPLSPRGIAQAEAVGRRLADVEFSHVWHSPLERAWETVRVMSEQMQGVTTEPSALLMDCIPAGKSEETPSVFDPFFGSVTEADIEAGSAQMADAVAEFLAPGRQGETDLLVTHNNVIAWFVLEALGAPAWKWVTLNQAYCGITVLQQRPGRPWALVSHNDLGHLPVELRSGIPDAYTI from the coding sequence ATGGCACATAACATCATCTTGGTTCGTCACGGCGAACAACTCGACGCCGAACACGGCGTTATTGACGGTCCGCTCTCACCTCGCGGTATCGCACAGGCAGAAGCAGTGGGGCGTCGCCTTGCTGACGTTGAGTTCTCCCACGTATGGCACTCACCTTTGGAGCGTGCATGGGAAACCGTGCGCGTCATGAGCGAACAGATGCAGGGCGTCACCACAGAACCTTCAGCACTTCTCATGGACTGCATTCCGGCAGGCAAGAGCGAGGAAACGCCCTCGGTGTTTGATCCCTTTTTTGGGTCTGTCACCGAAGCAGATATTGAAGCAGGCTCTGCTCAAATGGCGGATGCTGTTGCCGAGTTCCTTGCTCCTGGCCGACAGGGTGAAACAGATCTTCTCGTGACACACAACAACGTCATTGCGTGGTTTGTTCTCGAAGCACTAGGAGCACCTGCCTGGAAGTGGGTCACCTTGAACCAGGCCTACTGCGGCATTACTGTTCTGCAGCAGCGGCCAGGTCGCCCCTGGGCGCTTGTCTCGCACAATGACCTCGGTCACTTGCCTGTGGAATTGCGTTCGGGTATTCCAGACGCCTACACAATCTAG